In the genome of Lactobacillus intestinalis, the window TAGATGGATTAAATTTTTGAATGATGGAAACATCTTTCAAATCTTCATTTGCACCCTCACCAAATAAGATTACCATGCCATCTTTAGAATCGACAGCTTTTTTACCAATTTTTTCAATAGTTGATATCCATTTCATAATATATTCGCTCCTTTTATTAAAATTGTACCATAAGAAAAAGCGCTTAACTAATTTTAGCCATCGATTTTTAAAGTGCTTTCACTTAAAAATTGATTTTTTTATTCTTTCTGCATGGTATACTGATTGAAGCTATTAATGTAAATGATATACGGAGGTAATCATGAAGGTATTAATTGGTGGCTATACAAAAAATAACTCAAAAGGTATTTATGAATTACCATTTGAAAATAATGATCAACCTCACCTAGATGAAGCAAAAAACATCATTGAAATTGGTGGACCAACTTATTTTCAAAAAGACGGTAATTTAATTTTTGCAATTAATAATGCTGGCGACCAAGGAGGAATCAGCACTTTTAAATTAAATAATAGCAACTATGAAGAAGTAGATACTTATTTAACTTCTGGCTCTAGTCCAGCATACATTGGAATCAATCCAAGCAAAAAACTTCTTTATACTGCAAACTATCATACGGCTGTATTATCTGTTTTTAGTTACAATGATGAAGGAAAATTAACTCTTTTAGACACGGTAACTCATCAAAATAACAGCTTAGGCCCTAGAAAAGAACAAGCCGATGGTGCTCATCCCCACTACTTCGATGAAACTCCTCAAGGCAATTTAGTAAGCTGTGATTTAGGAAACGATGCCGTTGATTTTTATCGTTTAAATCAAGACAATAAGCTTAAACACTTGGCAACTTATAAAAATGAAGCAGGCTTCGGCGATCGCCATCTTGTCTTTTCAAAAGATGGAAATTACTTCTATGTAGTGGGTGAATTATCAAGTCAGATTAACGTGGTAAAGTTCAACGAAAATGATTGGACTTTTGAAGATATTGCCACCTACTCCACTATTCCTAGTGATTGGAATGAGCATAATGGTGCTGCTGCCGTTAAAATTAGCGCTGACGGCAAATTTATTTATGTTTCTAACCGTGGAAATGATTCAATTGCCGTTTTTGCAGTCCAAGCCGATCACACTTTAAAATTGGTTCAGCGCATTTCAGTATTTGGATCTTTTCCTCGAGACTTTAATTGGGATGAAGATGAAAAATACGTAGTTGTTGCTAATCAAAATACAGACAATACTACCCTTTATTCAAGAAATGAAGAAGACGGTAGTTTGACACCAATTCAAAAAAACATCCCTGTTCCTGAAGGAACAAGAGTACTTTTTGTTAAGTAAGGAGAAAAAACGAGTAACTTATGTTAGACATTATTAAAGCGATTATTCTAGGAATTATTGAAGGTATCACTGAATTCCTTCCTATTTCCTCCACCGGTCACCTTTATCTAGCTGATTATTTCATTAAGCTTGATCAACCCACTAGTTTCATCAATATGTTCATGGTTGTGATTCAACTTGGAGCCATCTTGAGTGTGATTCTGATTTATTTCAATAAACTTAATCCTTTCGCTCCTTCCAAAAGTCATAAGGAACAACAACAGACTTGGCAACTTTGGTTTAAAGTTATCATTGCTGTTATTCCGTCAGTAATTATTGGATTACCATTAAATGATTGGCTAGATGAACATATGACTACTTGGCAAGTTATTGCTACCACTTTAATTGTATATGGTATCTTGTTCATCATTTTGGAAGACTACTATGAAAAGAAAAAACCTAGCTTAGTTGATTTAAACAAATTAAGCTATAAGATGGCCTTTTTCATCGGATGCTTCCAGGTACTTTCTTTAATTCCAGGTACTTCAAGATCTGGTGCAACGATCATGGGTGCTATGTTATTAGGAGCATCAAGATATGTATCAACAGAATTCTCATTTTTCTTAGCAATTCCAACAATGTTCGGAGCTTCTCTCCTTAAACTTGGCAAGTATGTCATGGGAGGACATGCCTTTGTTGGTAATCAATTAGCAGTTTTGCTGGTTGGGATGCTTGTATCATTTGTCGTAGCTTACATCTCAATCAAATTCTTACTTAAATATGTTCAAACTCATAACTTCAAGCCATTTGGTTGGTACAGAATCATTTTAGGTATTGTGGTTATCATCGTTGGAACTATCTTTGCAAGATAATTATTCAAAGCGTTGACTATAGTCAACGCTTTTTTGTTACGGTAAAATAAATAGAGATAACAACTAAGAGGGGGTGGAATTTTGAAACTTAAAAAACGTGCTCTTAGGATAATTTTATTTATTCTAGGAATATTCCTTGGGCTCTTAGTTTTATATCGACTATATTTAAATTTTCAACCTGAAATCAAGCTTCTGATGCATTTTGATCCACATAATGAAAAATTATTAATCAAAATGGTGCGCAGTCATGGCATTGAGGATCTAGCCTTTTTATTTATCTTGAATGTGGTGTGTGTAGCTATTCCGGGTTTATCAAATGGGATTTTTTGCGTGCTTAATGGTATCCTCTATGGTCCAGCAATTGGTTTTGGTATTAACTGGGTGGGAGACGTAATTGGACAGTTTGTTTTAATGCAACTTTTACGTAAACTCTATAATCCAGACAAATTAAAACATAGCAAAATCTATACACTCTTAATGTCAGCTGAAGGTTATCAGCAAATCGGCCTAATTTTTGGCTATATGATTCCATTCATCCCAAGTGCCACAGTTAGCTATGCAAACTTACTTATCAATAAAACTCGAAAAAAACGCCTTATTCCCATTTTAATTGGAACTATTCCATTTGCTTACCTCTACGCTTACGGTGGTGACTCAATTTTACATTTAGATGGTCAACGTTTAATTAAAGCCGGGATTGCAATTATTGTAATTGCTCTATTAGCTATTTCATTTGTAGTAGTTACACGAAAATTCAAAAAGCATAAAAAATAAGCTTCGTACTTCACGTACGAAACTTATTTTTTGCTTAAATCAAGTTAGCTTCCTTAAGGAGTTCTGCTACCCAAGTCTTTTTGATTTTCTTCATCCCCGATTTAAGAGCTATTTTTTCTGGAAGAGGCATCTCTTGATCAACAAGTTTTTTCTTATCAGACATATAGTACATTGCTCGTAATAATTGACGAATATCGAAAATTGAATCGAATACTTCAGGAACACCTCTATCTACATTCAATAAGGTATATACAGCTTCCATTGCAGTTCTAACTGAATATTCGGTAGTAAAGACAGTATCTCTAGTTGGACTTTCCGCAAAGTTACCAATAAATGCAATATTTTCGGAGCCGTCAGGCACTACTGCTGGACGGTCACCATCACGACGTGGCATAAAGTAACTAGTAATGTATGGCATATAAACTGGAACAGTGTTCATGTTTTCTTCACTAGCATCTTCTTCAATTTCTTCAACTGGGACACCTAAATGATAAAGTAATTCTTCACAAATTTCTTTACCTGTACAATCTACTATTCTCTTTTTAATATAATTTCCTTCGGTATCAGAATAAAGAGCATAGATCCAAATTACAATTTCGTTTGGCTTTTGACTCTTAAAGTGAGGCTGACGGTGAATTGTAAAACTAAGTCCCCAATTAGAATCCATAATTGTTACAATACCACCTGTATTTACACGACCATCATAAAGACTTCTCTTAGTTAAACGTTCAAAATATGGAGCTAATTTCTTAGTTTTCATCGTAGTAGTTGCAGAAACAAACCAACTACGTTCTGGAATATCCTCGCAAAAGACATCGGGATGACCAAAGTCACTATCTTGTGCAGCTAAATTTTCCCAGAGTTTCCAGGAACTGCCCTTTTTATGCGTAATTGGAGCAGGATTATTTTGATCCCCATAAGTTGAAGATTCAGTAATTGAGCCATTAGTTACAAATACTAAATCATCAGGAGTTAAATCGATATCACTTTGCTTACCTTTTTTGGTCATGACAATCTTTTTAGCAATTTTCTTGCCATCTTTATGGTCAACAATTACGTTATCTACATGAACATCATAATCAATATGGACGCCATGATCTTTTAAGTAAGCTAAGACAGGTTTAACCATTGATTCATACTGATTATACTTATTAAACTTTAAAGCAGTAAAATCAGGCAATCCATCAATATGATGAATAAAACGCATGCAGTAACGGCGCATTTCAGCTAGTGAGTGCCATTTTTCAAAGGCAAACATCGTTGACCAATATACCCAGAAATTAGTTTCAAAAAATTCATCACTAAAGAAATCTTCAATGGTTTTACCTTCAATTTCACTTTCAGGAGTCATAATCAATTTCACAATTTCTTTAGAGCATTTACCTAAACCATATTCTCCATCAGTAGGATAACGATTGCCACGTTTATAAATTAAACGACAATTTGAAGAGTTAGGATCTTTTTTATCAAGCCAATAATACTCATCCAAATATGAAGCCCCCGGTACTTCCAAACTTGGAATTGAACGATACATGTCCCATAAACATTCAAAGTGGTTTTCCATTTCACGGCCCCCGCGAACTACAAACCCTGCATTAGGACGGTCGGTTCCATCAAGGGAACCACCAGCTACAGGAAGTTCTTCTAAGATATGAATCTTGTCACCTTTCATCTTAGCATCCCTAATTAAGAAGACTGCAGCAGCGAGCCCTGCTAATCCACTACCAATAATATAAGCTGATTTATTATCTACACCTTCCGGCTTTTGAGTGTCTGCGAAAGCCTCATAATTACCATTAGAATAATACATATGTATCCTCTTCTCTGTCTAAATATAGTATTTCATCTTCACTCCTAATTCTATTGAAATCGATTTCAAATATCAATGCTTTTTACTTATTCTTATTTAACTTTACCCTTATCTAAAAAATAAAGCTCACCTTTTGAGCTTCATCCATAATCTCTGCATATCAAGTGGATCATCAATTTTAATAATGATTTCTTCATCCCCAAATGGATCTGGATATTGTAAATAAAAGCAATTTAAGGCCTGACGTTCAAAATCATCCTCTGCTCCATATAATTCATCCCCATACAAAACATGGCCAATGGCCTGCATATGCACCCTAATTTGATGAGTTCGGCCGGTAAGAAGCTGCAACTCAACTAAACTTGCATCCTCTACTTGATCGAGCACACGATATTTAGTTTGAGCACTTTGGCCAGATGAAACTATTCCTCGTTTAACTCCATCACTGATCTTGCCAATTGGTTTATCAACTATACCTATCAATTCATTTGAAGCAAAATTCCCATGAACAATTGCATGGTATTTTTTAATAAAAATATCTTTGCTCAATTTACTAAAACGGGCATGTGCAATTGGGTTTTTTCCAACTAAAACCAAACCAGATGTATTGCGATCTAATCTAGTGATCACATGTGGCTTAACTGCTGTCTCACCCTTATTTTCAAAATATCCTAGCATTCGATTAACCACTGCATCATCATCTTCATAACGCGAAGGAATTGAAAGTACGCCTGCATCTTTGTTAACCACTAAATAATCTTTACTTTCTTTTACGATCTTTAGGGGACCATAAGACGGCTTTAACCAAGGATTTTCTTTTTCCTTGCCACTTACAAAAATAACTTCATCGCCTTCTTTTAAGTTATAACTTGTATAGCGACGTTTATGATTTACTAAAATCATCCCTTGATGATGCTTTGATTTATTTAAAGCTTGCCTGGAAAAACCATTCTTAAGTAAAAAGGCCCCTAATTTTTTGGGGTCTCTTTCTTTTACTGTTAATTTAAAGATTGCCATTGTTCTCACCAATAAACGCATCCTGAACACGTGACCAAAAATGGTGGTGACCAAAGCGATCAAATTGAATCACATGCCCTGAAATACGATAAACAATTTTCTTAGCATTGCGTACATCAATTCTTTCACCATCAATAGTCATTACAAAATGATCTGAATTAGGAACAATCGTAATCCATTGATCAGGTGCAATTACAATCGGAGCAGATAAAGTTCTAAACACCCGATTATTAATTGAAGCAATTTCTGTCATCTGCAATGCTTTTAAGCGGGGATGAATTACTGCTCCACCTAAAGATTTACTATAAGCAGTCGAACCGGTTGGAGTTGATACACAAAGACCGTCTCCACGAAAATTTTCAAATAATTGATCATCAATATAAACGTTAGCTTCTAAAGTATGTGAAACTCGCTTAACCGCAGATTCATTAAGGGCCAAGTATCTCTTTTCTTCACCGGATTCAGTAATTAAATTAACCTCCAATAACGGATATTTAGCTGATTCAGCTTTTCTTAGAGTGAGTGCATCCACCATCTTTTCAACATCATAATTGCGCCAATCAGTGTAAAAGCCTAAATGTCCAGTGTGAACACCAATAAATCTAATGGAATCAACTTGATTTTCGTAACGATGGAAAGCATTAATTAACGTTCCATCCCCTCCGACTGTAATTACAACATCTGGATATTTAGCATCAAAGACTACATTTTTTTCTTCTAAACATTCTCTTAAATGCTTAACAACCTTTAAAGTCTTTTCATTGTTATTATGCGCAATCGTTACCCTCATGATTTTTCCTTGCCTTTATTTCTTGTAAAAATCTTCTGCGCCTCTTGGACTTCGTCTTTGATTGAGGACATTTCCTCGTCTAATTTATAAGCTGCTTCAGCAGTTGATTTTAATCGTTGAGAAATATCTTCTGGATAAGACCCTTGATATTTATAATTCAAAGTATGTTCAACGGTTGCCCAGAAATTCATCGCCAAGGTTCTAATTTGAATTTCTGCGATTAAATTTTTAGGTCCCTCAGGAAGATAAACTGTATAAGAAATTACCATGTGATAGGAGCGATATCCTGATGGTTTGGCGTTTTTAATGTAGTCGCGCTCTTCAATTACTTCCATATCATCCCGTGCATGGATTAAATCTACCACATTATAAATATCATCTACAAATTGACACACGATTCTAATTCCCGCAATATCCTGCATATCCGTTTCAATTACTTCAGGACTAATTACTCTTCGGGTCATTTTTTCTTTAATAGAGTCCACCGTTTTAACTCTACCAATTACAAATTCAATCGGTGAATGTTCACCTTTTGTCAAAAAACTCTGTCTAAGAGAACGAAATTTAACTTTAAGTTCACGTACAGCCTCAGTATAAGGCCATAAAAAGTTATCCCAATCTATGTCCATGAGAAAAAATTCCTTTCTTAACCAAACACTCACATTTTACCATATAATAATAAAAGAAAGATTGGAGAGAATTTTAAAATGACACAAAATCGCGAAATTGAAGCAAAAACAATTTTATCAAAAACCGTTTATCAAAACATTGTTAAAGCCTTTCCCGTAAAGGCCGACTTTAAACAAGAAAACTATTATTTTGATACTACTAAGAGTCTTTTAAAACATCACAAGATAGCTTTGAGAATTAGAATTTTCAAGGATCATGCCGAACAAACATTAAAAGTCCCTGATTTGCGTCCCGTTCAAAGCAAATTCCATGAAGTTATTGAAATAAATGATAAACTAGAATTACAGCAAGCTAGATCTTTAGTTAAGCAAGCTTCTAACGATGAAGAGATAACCTTTACTGGAACGGTGGGAGCTTATTTATCTAAACATTTCAGCACACAAAAATATCACTTATTGACATGGAGTAAAACTGAGCGTATTTTACTAAATGGACCAGAAAATTGCGAATTAACTCTAGATGCCACTTCTTACCCCGATAGATTCGAAGACTATGAACTAGAGATCGAAAATACTGATCCTGCACTTATCAAAAAAGTCTTATTAATGCTTGAAAAAGAATATAACTTTAAACAAACAAATTCAAACACTAATCAAAGTAAAATTGGACGTGCGTTTGCTCATCAGGATTAAAATGATATAAAATGATATATTAGAATATAATGTAGGTGTATATAAGCATATTTTTTGTTTATCAATTTGTCATTTGCTAAAGTATCAATGAATAAATTATTCAACAGAGGTGTTTTAATATGTATGAGATTTTTCTCTTTATCAACCCAATTGGCATCTATTGCTATGACATTGAAAAGCAAATTCAAGATACAATAAAAGAGCTAGACGTTGATGCATGTTATCATTTCGTCCCTATTACGAATATTAATGCAATCAAGGAAGATGTTTTTCGTAGACGTAAAGAATCTCAAAACGTCATTGAATTATCTAAATACACAATGGCTACCACGAGGGCTCTCCAAGATTACCATGCAATTAAGCTAACATATGGTAATAAGAAGGCTAGAAAATTCATCTTTACTCTTCAACAAAAATTATGTAAAGATTGCTCACAATATAACATTGAATTACCAGGTCAGGTAATTGATGAATTGGGTTTAAATTCAAAAAAGATAAATAGTGTAAAAGATGGTGATTATATTAATGACTCCATCCATCAAGATCAAAAATTAGCAGAACAATGGAATATTACTAAGACTCCAACTACTGTGATTTTTAAAGAAAATGATGAAAGTTGTGGAATTTTACTGGAAGGAACACTCAAACATGATGATCTAGTCAGTTTGTTAATCCCCGAACGTAAAATTATTGAACAACCTTCATTTTACGATAAAATGTTTTCAAATAATCATTTACGATTAATCTAAATATTGACTTACGCTATCGATGTCTCCAGGTTTGCGCCACTTCTCAAAGGGTGCATTAGGTAAAGATTCTAAAGAAAGATGTTTTTGATAAAGTTTTTTGGCAATCTCTAATCCTAATTTGCTTTTTTGCTTAATTTGAATCTGTAAATACTCGCGCTGCAAATTTGGATTAACATGATAGACATTAAAATTAGGTTTAAAGTTCCAAAATTTTTGAATCCCAAGATCATCCAAATCAAAGCTTGCTATTTGATAATGTAGCTTGCGTGTAACGGGTTCTTGTAAGATATTAAATTTTAATCGAAATTGATCCTGTGTTGGATCAATTTCCAAAAAATATTGACGCCACGATTGATTTTCTCTCATGAATATCAATTGTGTCGTTTTTATTTTGTCCTTTAAGTAGTGACGTTGACCCACAATCCAAATATCAGTAATCCCCACTTGCCGATATAGAGCATGTCGATGATTAAATTCTTCCGTACTCAAAGGAGCACATTGAACTTCAAATGCTAATTTAGGTGACGCCAACACATCGGCTCTAATTTGACCATCGGCTAATGGAATTTCAACTTGCGCATTAAATCCCGCAGCCGTTAGCGCAGATTTAAGCATCATTTTCGAATGATAGTGTTCTTCTTTTTCTCCCATCATATTATGGATTTTATTTAAATGTTTAAAAAATGGCATTTTTTGTTGAGAAATCACTAACATCATTCTTTTACTACAGCGTGGACAGCGGTAGTCTTCATAATTCAATCCCTTTTGATTGGTCATCACTAAATGAGCCTCATTAACGGCAGTTACTAATCTTTTATTTAACATTGCTGCGTACAAAATTATCGCCCCGTAATTAAGTACGCAAAAAAGGACGAGATTTCTCTCGTCCTTTATTTGTTGTTAACATGCTTTACAGAAATAAGTTCTAATACTATTTAATGCATCTCGATATAAAATGCATTTGCTGGTACGCTTAATCGCATCTAACTTTTCATCATTAATATTGATGCCGTATTCATTGGCGATAGCCCAAGCATCCGCTGGTTTTAATTCAGGGTAAATTTCATTAAGAAATGCTAACTCTAAGTAGTATTTGCCATCTTCATAATACAAGCTTGAGGCCAAATCATTCACTTTTAAGTTATCGGCTAATTCAATCAAAGCACCCAAATCGTCAAATTCATAAGCATGATGATTTTGAAATTTCCAAAATTCCTCTATTTCGCTATCAGAAAGTTCTTCTTCATCAACCAAATTAGGATCTGATAGATTCACTTTATCATCATCTTTTGGATTTAAATCAAAGAAGTGCGGTGCTTGAGGTTTATCTTTAGCCTCTTGTTGATCCATTGAATTTTCAGCGGCTTCTGGTTTCAACATCTTTTGAAAATCACCAGGTTTCATTCCATTTACTTTACTAATCAAGAGGTCAAGACCTCCATTATTAGGCATTACCTGGAAAGTTACTGGAACATTATTTCCAAAAGTATGATCAGTATCTACTTCATCAAGAATGGAATAAAAGAAACGTTGAATTTTTCCTTTATCCCCTAGTAAATCTAAAACTTTTAAGCCACGATCTTCAAGTTCTTTTTTATCAATTCTAACTCGAATAGTATTTTCATCTATACGATTAACTTCCATGATTGTCACCCCCATCAGTGGAATCTCTTTTATTGTAGCGTACTTTTCAGATAAAATAAAAGCGTTAGTCTTGAAAACTAGCGCTTTTATCGCCCTTTTTACAAGTCGGCGATCTTTTGAGCTTCTGCAAGTTCTAAACGACGTACTTTACGTGGTAGGAAGCGACGAATTTCATCTTCGTTATATCCAACCTGAAGTCTTCTATCGTCCATAATAATCGGTCTTCTCAACAAACTTGAATTCTTTTCAATTAAATCAAGCAATTGATCAATTGATAAATCATCTAAGTTAACTTTGAGTTGTTGAAAAGCCCTTGAGCGTGTAGAAATTATTTCTTCAGTCCCGTTTTCAGTCATACGAAGAATCTGAAGCAATTCAGCCTTCGTAAGTGGCTCTGAGAAGATGTTTCTTTCCTTATATGGAATGTCATGTTTATTCAACCATGCCTTCGCTTTACGACATGAAGTACAACTTGGTGATACGTATAAATTTACCATAAGCTCACGCTCCTTAGAACAAGCATTAACTTCCCTCAACTCATTAACAAGTATAACACATTGGCTTTCTTTTTATAAGTTGTTCTTTTTAAGATTTCATTGAATTACTTGTTATATCTAATAATAACGGTAAAGGGTGAATTATTTGTGAAATTTTTATTGATTAAACCATAAGTTTATAATTACTCCGGCCAAAAAAAGAAGATCAGGCAATTAATTACCTAATCTTCTTTTTGTTTACAAGTAAGCTACTTGATAAGCTTCTTCATTAAGTCTTCAACTAACTTTTCGTTTTCTTCAGCAGTTTCTGAAACGTAACATGCCTTGTTCGCTAATTCCTTAAGATCTTCAGTATTAAGCTTCTTCATCAAGCTTCTAATACGCAAGATTGAAGTTGCACTCATTGAGTATTCATCAAGTCCCATTGAAAGTAAAATTGGGAACATGATATTATCACCAGCAGCTTCACCACACATACCACACCAAATACCGTTTTCATGAGCACCATCAATAGTGTGCTTAATCAAACGAAGTACGGATGGGTTATATGGTTGGTACAAGTATGAAACATTATCATTACCACGGTCAGCAGCCATAGTGTATTGAATCAAGTCGTTAGTACCAATTGAGAAGAAGTCAACTTCCTTAGCAAATTGGTCAGCTAAAACAGCTGCAGCAGGAACTTCGATCATCATACCAACTTGTAAGTCGTCACTGATCTTAACGCCCTTCTTAACCAATTTATCCTTTTCTTCATTTAAGATAGCTTTTGCCTTGCGTAATTCATCTAAAGTACCAATCATTGGGAACATGATACCAAGCTTACCGTATGCAGAAGCACGAAGCAAAGCTCTTAATTGAGTACGGAAAATTTCTTCGTTCTTAAGTGAAAGTCTAATAGCACGAACACCCAAGAATGGGTTCATTTCTTCTGGTAAATCCCAGTAGTCAAGATGCTTGTCACCACCAATATCCATAGTTCTGATGATAACTTGCTTACCGTTCATACCTTCGATAACTTTCTTGTAAGCTTCGAATTGATCATCTTCGGTTGGGAAGTCTGAAGAATCCATGTACAAGAATTCGGTTCTGTATAAACCAATAGCTTCAGCACCGTTTTCGTGAACACCTGGCATATCGTTTGGAGTACCAATGTTAGCAGCAATGGTAAACTTCTTACCATCAGCAGTAACAGAAGGTTGATCCTTTAATTTACGCCATTCAGCTTTTTGCTTTAAGAAGTCTTCACCTTTTTGCTTGTATTCAGCAATTTGAGCTTCAGTTGGTTCAATGATTACATCACCATCAAGGCCATCAACGATTAACATTTGACCATTTTCAACATCCTTAGTGATTGAATCAGTACCAACAACAGCTGGAAGTTCAAGTGAACGAGCCATAATTGCTGAGTGAGCAGTACGACCACCAATATCAGTAACAAAACCCTTAACATATTTCTTGTTAAGTTGAGCAGTGTCACTTGGAGTTAAGTCGTGAGCTACAACAACAACTTCATGATCAATTGAAGCTGGATTTGGTAATTCTTTACCAAGTAAGTGGGCCATAATACGCTTTGAAACGTCGCGTACATCAGCTGCACGTTCTTGCATATATGGATTATCTGTCATTGATTCAAAAATTGAGATAAACTTTTGTGCAGTTTCATCAAGTGCAGCTTCGGCATTAATCTTTTGGCTCTTGATTTCATTTTCAATAGCGCCAGTAAATTCTGGATCATTCAAAATCATGAGGTGTGCTTCAAAAACTTGAGCTTCTTCTTCACCTAAGCTCTTCTTAGCAGTATCACGAATTTTTTCCACTTCTGCAGTTGAATCTGCGATAGCTTTCTTATAGCGAGCTACTTCATCTTCAACTGAATCTACTGTCTTTTTAGCAAATGAAAGATCAGGCTCTACCAAAAGATATGCTGGAGCAACGGCAATACCGTCACTTGCGGCAATACCTTTTAAAGTCTTGGTCATTATTCAGCTAAACCTTCTTTTTTCATAGTATCTGCAATTGCGTCCAATGCGTCCTTTTCGTCATCACCTTCAGCAGTGATAGTAACGTCAGCATTTTGACCAACACCAAGTGACATAACGCCCATGATTGACTTCAAGTTTACAGACTTACCGTTGTATTCCAAGTTAATGTCTGAACCAAACTTTGAAGCTGCTTGTACTAACAAAGTAGCTGGACGTGCATGAATACCTGTTTCTGCAATAATATGAAAATCGCGTTTTTCCATTGTGAATATCTCCTTTAAAATCAAAAAATTAAAACTGGTAATAAAATACCTATTCGGTACTAGATTATCATTTTTTCACGAATTGCACAACCATTATGTAACAGTTTTCATTATTTAATCATCGCTATTTACAGCGGTATAAATAATGCTTCCACCTCGTTGGGCTTTTCCTGTTATCGATTGCCGTTTTTCGTAATTTCTCAGAGTTTTTTGAAATTCAAAAGCGTTATTTGCTTCAACTTTATATTCCTTCAACTCTTTATTGACCAATTGGTCAAGAATTTTTTGATAATCCACTATTTTATCACCACACTTTTAAAAAGTTTATAATTTTTTATCATTGAATTCTACATTATATATTCTTTTTTCTAAAATATTACTATTTTTTGAAAGCATTATCACATTTTCTCTTACAAAAAATAAGCATTTTTGCAGTTTAGCACTTGACATTAAAGAGTGCTAATTATACAATTCTATTGAAACTCTAAGCGAAAGGCGGTAAAAAACTATTGCTTTGTCAAAATTGTAATAAACGCCCTGCTGCTATTCATCTTTTTACAAAGGTGAATAGTCAGAGCCGAGAAATTGATCTATGTCAAAAATGCTATCAAAAGTT includes:
- a CDS encoding lactonase family protein is translated as MKVLIGGYTKNNSKGIYELPFENNDQPHLDEAKNIIEIGGPTYFQKDGNLIFAINNAGDQGGISTFKLNNSNYEEVDTYLTSGSSPAYIGINPSKKLLYTANYHTAVLSVFSYNDEGKLTLLDTVTHQNNSLGPRKEQADGAHPHYFDETPQGNLVSCDLGNDAVDFYRLNQDNKLKHLATYKNEAGFGDRHLVFSKDGNYFYVVGELSSQINVVKFNENDWTFEDIATYSTIPSDWNEHNGAAAVKISADGKFIYVSNRGNDSIAVFAVQADHTLKLVQRISVFGSFPRDFNWDEDEKYVVVANQNTDNTTLYSRNEEDGSLTPIQKNIPVPEGTRVLFVK
- a CDS encoding undecaprenyl-diphosphate phosphatase; this translates as MLDIIKAIILGIIEGITEFLPISSTGHLYLADYFIKLDQPTSFINMFMVVIQLGAILSVILIYFNKLNPFAPSKSHKEQQQTWQLWFKVIIAVIPSVIIGLPLNDWLDEHMTTWQVIATTLIVYGILFIILEDYYEKKKPSLVDLNKLSYKMAFFIGCFQVLSLIPGTSRSGATIMGAMLLGASRYVSTEFSFFLAIPTMFGASLLKLGKYVMGGHAFVGNQLAVLLVGMLVSFVVAYISIKFLLKYVQTHNFKPFGWYRIILGIVVIIVGTIFAR
- a CDS encoding RluA family pseudouridine synthase, translated to MAIFKLTVKERDPKKLGAFLLKNGFSRQALNKSKHHQGMILVNHKRRYTSYNLKEGDEVIFVSGKEKENPWLKPSYGPLKIVKESKDYLVVNKDAGVLSIPSRYEDDDAVVNRMLGYFENKGETAVKPHVITRLDRNTSGLVLVGKNPIAHARFSKLSKDIFIKKYHAIVHGNFASNELIGIVDKPIGKISDGVKRGIVSSGQSAQTKYRVLDQVEDASLVELQLLTGRTHQIRVHMQAIGHVLYGDELYGAEDDFERQALNCFYLQYPDPFGDEEIIIKIDDPLDMQRLWMKLKR
- a CDS encoding NAD kinase, with protein sequence MRVTIAHNNNEKTLKVVKHLRECLEEKNVVFDAKYPDVVITVGGDGTLINAFHRYENQVDSIRFIGVHTGHLGFYTDWRNYDVEKMVDALTLRKAESAKYPLLEVNLITESGEEKRYLALNESAVKRVSHTLEANVYIDDQLFENFRGDGLCVSTPTGSTAYSKSLGGAVIHPRLKALQMTEIASINNRVFRTLSAPIVIAPDQWITIVPNSDHFVMTIDGERIDVRNAKKIVYRISGHVIQFDRFGHHHFWSRVQDAFIGENNGNL
- a CDS encoding oleate hydratase, producing MYYSNGNYEAFADTQKPEGVDNKSAYIIGSGLAGLAAAVFLIRDAKMKGDKIHILEELPVAGGSLDGTDRPNAGFVVRGGREMENHFECLWDMYRSIPSLEVPGASYLDEYYWLDKKDPNSSNCRLIYKRGNRYPTDGEYGLGKCSKEIVKLIMTPESEIEGKTIEDFFSDEFFETNFWVYWSTMFAFEKWHSLAEMRRYCMRFIHHIDGLPDFTALKFNKYNQYESMVKPVLAYLKDHGVHIDYDVHVDNVIVDHKDGKKIAKKIVMTKKGKQSDIDLTPDDLVFVTNGSITESSTYGDQNNPAPITHKKGSSWKLWENLAAQDSDFGHPDVFCEDIPERSWFVSATTTMKTKKLAPYFERLTKRSLYDGRVNTGGIVTIMDSNWGLSFTIHRQPHFKSQKPNEIVIWIYALYSDTEGNYIKKRIVDCTGKEICEELLYHLGVPVEEIEEDASEENMNTVPVYMPYITSYFMPRRDGDRPAVVPDGSENIAFIGNFAESPTRDTVFTTEYSVRTAMEAVYTLLNVDRGVPEVFDSIFDIRQLLRAMYYMSDKKKLVDQEMPLPEKIALKSGMKKIKKTWVAELLKEANLI
- a CDS encoding TVP38/TMEM64 family protein, with protein sequence MKLKKRALRIILFILGIFLGLLVLYRLYLNFQPEIKLLMHFDPHNEKLLIKMVRSHGIEDLAFLFILNVVCVAIPGLSNGIFCVLNGILYGPAIGFGINWVGDVIGQFVLMQLLRKLYNPDKLKHSKIYTLLMSAEGYQQIGLIFGYMIPFIPSATVSYANLLINKTRKKRLIPILIGTIPFAYLYAYGGDSILHLDGQRLIKAGIAIIVIALLAISFVVVTRKFKKHKK